The proteins below are encoded in one region of Phaseolus vulgaris cultivar G19833 chromosome 1, P. vulgaris v2.0, whole genome shotgun sequence:
- the LOC137813671 gene encoding uncharacterized protein, with product MTRTKITPNPPPSSRNLPSQAHDPPQVRGASSSQAERPASSRPVLAQATPPIAGGAPVPLPDFKTLYPWANSTLLRETSSVNTAGAVLRLTKGDEIYQSFHKEHDEKMMVLPCPPDLPVCADDKVSADGPFCFVYTTLFKKVKLRFPFTRFERELLTELNIAAAQLHPNSWAFVRAFQVMCDHLGLPASVDVFLFFFEAKHPGDRLWVSLNAIAGRSIFAIFQQSYKDWKGKFVQVRANDKDASLLDGFPLYWVDKGKKESKSCFRRPRSPDIMGALDRDLCLFWKKVADANITFLTTTLICFEFYEDQLEIRIDNMLPRSMLAELKALARNHGLATGSQTVPNSVVETAIVQGRSPPKEPTQRKKLVLRPKRKAPQVIHEEEEEDDEATEDGLVSKRKRVAPSSPPAPPPLPTSTPPSTPAPPPASPPPQAPASPVQAVPLATAPPAAEAQEPNFLEDPPSASTPYVSAGGGPPSNASAAENAPIGDEVAHTSPILITESPIPSPRQEATTEEPAKEGGDENPQQAHLAPLQAANLPLEVTRMWEPLTAKLKTIAEDIPTIITRAVEGSTRRLQDDLFNLKTENSTMRVEVEKLSFSLTLAEIEHSRVEDAMNTELRLARKEATDLRHKVHQLAQEKVELESKIVPLRARAVDLEALMKADAAKVQKLEQRSIDREKLLGQVEKARDDAMADLVKANKEKGKVAAELAQAQSESKKVTEDLLQAQETNKQLKKQVEELEQQNKELKEQTEDLKRRIEELQKQTEELKLNSAQILAAGFEAAREQFACLFLDLDLSLVSLNNEVVDGKVVPAED from the exons atgactcgcacaaagattaccccgaatcctcctccttcatcacgaaatctcccttcacaagcacacgacccaccacaagttcgtggcgcttcatcttcgcaggctgagaggcctgcgtcttcccgtcctgttctggcccaggcgactccacctatcgctggaggagcccccgttcctctgccagacttcaaaactttgtatccctgggccaactcgacccttctgagggagacatcctccgtgaacactgcgggagcagttttgcggctgacgaagggggacgagatctatcaatcgtttcacaaggagcacgacgagaagatgatggtgctgccttgcccccccgatctgcctgtttgtgctgatgacaaagtaagcgccgacgggcccttctgctttgtctatacgactttattcaagaaggtcaagctcaggttccctttcacccgattcgagagggaacttcttaccgagctcaacattgctgccgcccagctccaccccaacagctgggcgtttgtccgagcctttcaagtgatgtgcgaccacctggggttgcccgcgtcggtggacgtgttcttattcttcttcgaggccaagcacccaggagaccgcctatgggtcagcttgaacgcgattgctgggaggtccatctttgctatcttccagcaatcttacaaggactggaaggggaaattcgtccaagtgcgtgcgaacgacaaggacgcctcccttctcgatggctttcccttgtactgggtggacaaggggaagaaggagtccaagagctgcttcaggaggcccagaagtcctgacatcatgggagcattggacagagacctctgtctcttctggaaaaaggtggcggacgccaatataactttccttaccaccaccttgatatgcttcgaattctatgaagatcagctagaaattcgaatag acaacatgttgcccagaagcatgctcgctgaactaaaggcgctcgcccgaaaccatgggttggcgacgggttcgcaaacggtgcccaactcggtggtggagacagccatcgtccaagggcgatcacctcccaaggaacccacccaacgcaagaaactggtcctcagacctaaaaggaaagctcCTCAGGTGATCcatgaggaagaggaagaagacgacgaggccACCGAGGACGGTTTggtctcaaagaggaagagggtggcaccttcctcaccgcctgctccaccccctcttccaacctcaacacctccgtcgacgcctgctcctcctccagcATCGCCACCCCCCCAGGCTCCTGCCTCtccagtccaagcggtcccactggccactgcgccacctgcagctgaggcccaagagccaaacttcctggaggaccccccaagcgcttcaacgccatatgtgtcagctggagggggtcccccttcaaacgcttcagctgcagaaaatgctccaatcggggatgaggttgctcatacctctccgattctgattaccgaatccccgattccgtcgccacgccaggaagcaactactgaagaacctgctaaggaaggtggcgacgagaacccacaacaagcccacctggcgcctctccaagcagcaaacctccctttggaggtcacaaggatgtgggagcctctaactgccaagctgaagaccattgcagaggatatcccgacgatcataaccagggctgtggagggctcaaccaggaggctccaagacgacctcttcaacctcaaaaccgaaaacagcaccatgagggtcgaggtggagaagttgtctttcagcctgacgctcgcagaaatcgaacactcccgagtggaggatgcaatgaacaccgagctcaggctggcgcgcaaggaggccactgaccttcgccacaaagtgcatcaacttgcccaagagaaggtcgagctggagagcaagatcgtgcctcttCGTGCCAGGGCagtcgacctggaggctctcatgaaagctgacgccgctaaggtgcaaaaattggagcagaggtcgatcgaccgagagaaactacttgggcaagtggaaaaggcgagggacgacgccatggctgatctcgtcaaggccaacaaagagaagggaaaggtggctgctgagttggcccaagcacaatcggaatccaagaaggttactgaagaccttctccaggctcaagagaccaacaaacaacttaaaaagcaggttgaagagctggagcaacagaataaagagctgaaagagcaaactgaagacctcaagaggcggattgaggaacttcagaaacaaactgaagaactcaagctaaattctgctcagattctggccgctggattcgaagctgcgcgggaacagttcgcttgcctattcctcgacctggatctcagcctggtgtcgctgaacaacgaggtagtagatggaaaagtcgttcctgctgaagactaa
- the LOC137813670 gene encoding uncharacterized protein: MRKMRSNCSSPVAPVAVEGAAAMTMAQMAEMMRSLQATVEASHIEQARMHEDLAASRARNDELSKVTEELRQALQEQQGRSIAEEVAPSSPPRVFPMPFAQAITDTPIPASVVPVKAVFTGVEDPEAHLTTFHTQMMLSGGSDAVYCKMFVSTLQGTALEWFVSLPNGHITNFQQFSKIFVEQYIVNKAPPRVSYDLFDIRQYQGESLRDYLNRFGAQMVRSPAKDEEMLVYAFKKGVLPEPFCEALIRAHPATFAEVRRLAVAHIADESEVAEKRGSVAPARPRAQTRIQPQRVLETAAARRDQRTRHPYDPRKNKGRGQGRQQPARREYNRPPKHKFVMGLADLIAIPNISARLKAPEKVGDKVLGPKPDAWCEFHQGFGHTVDSCLALGYQLDDLVKSGFLNDYLLDRRTGGASSSQPAGAEAQQHEMPTHGEIHTIAGGFSGGGCTASQRKRYARSVMTVDMFEDHSPEVDITFTKQDLRDVVPHDNDPIVISLITAGRKVHRVLVDQGSSADVMFWPTFTQLELPLDQLRPYGGCLYGFAGDQVEVRGYIELRTTFTDVAGSRTEKIKYLVVNAPSAYNILLGRPTLNRIGAIPSTRHMKVKLSSMEGVVITIKSDQKEAKKCYENSLKNKRSVSYVTTTPPPGVKPRSTVTEETAGRDAEMVDAELGEGNASLEEEETRNRPEEAREQGIARAVIARETRPKPVEQWLEREIGGKIFKLGRSLEDELQDQIAKVIERHLDAFAWSASDMPGIDPDFLCHHLAMDNLVRPVRQRRRKFNEERRQAIRDETQKLLAAGHIREVQCPEWLANVVLVKKSNGKWRMCVNFTDLNKACPKDSYPLPSIDALVDSAAGCKLLSFLDAFSGYNQIKMHPMDEEKTAFMTERSCYCYKVMPFGLKNAGATYQRLMD, translated from the coding sequence atgagaaaaatgagaagcaattgttcaagtccggttgcgcccgtcgccgttgaaggcgccgccgccatgaccatggcgcagatggcagagatgatgcgttcgttgcaggcaactgtggaagcctcgcacatagaacaggcgagaatgcatgaggacctggccgcctctcgcgctaggaatgatgagcttagcaaggtgactgaggagctacgtcaagctcttcaggagcagcaagggcgttctattgctgaagaggttgcgccgtcgtcgccacctcgtgtttttcctatgcctttcgctcaggcgattactgacacgccgattcctgcgagtgtggttcctgttaaggctgttttcaccggcgtggaggatcctgaggctcatctcaccacgttccatacgcagatgatgttgtcagggggatcagacgccgtgtactgcaagatgttcgtgagcacactccagggaacggcgctggaatggtttgtgagcttgcctaacggtcacattaccaatttccaacagttctcgaagattttcgtcgagcagtatatcgtgaataaggcaccgcccagggtgtcttatgatttgtttgatataaggcaatatcagggagagtccctcagggactacctaaatcgctttggggcgcagatggtcagatcgccggccaaagatgaagaaatgctggtctacgcatttaagaagggcgtgctgccggaaccattctgcgaggcattgatcagggctcaccccgccacgtttgctgaggttaggcgacttgcggtggcccacatcgccgacgagagcgaagtcgccgagaagagaggaagcgtggctcccgctaggccacgcgcccagaccaggatccagccacaaagggtgctggagacagcggcggccagaagggatcagaggactcgccatccttatgatccaaggaagaacaagggtaggggccaaggacgccagcaaccagcacgccgggaatacaatcgcccgcctaagcacaagtttgtcatgggattggcggacctgatcgccattcccaatatatctgctaggttgaaggcgccagaaaaggtgggcgacaaggtgctgggaccaaagccagacgcctggtgtgagtttcaccagggctttggccatacagtggactcgtgcttggcattaggataccagctcgacgatctggttaagagcgggttcctaaacgactatttgctggatagaaggacggggggcgcgtcgagctcccaaccagcaggtgctgaggctcagcagcacgagatgcctacgcacggagaaatccacaccattgcagggggtttctcaggaggtggatgcactgcatcacagaggaagaggtacgcgaggtctgtgatgacggtggatatgtttgaagaccactcaccggaagtggatattaccttcaccaagcaagatcttagggatgttgtgcctcatgacaacgatcccatagtaatttcgttgataacagcgggaagaaaggtccacagggtgctggtggaccaaggaagctcggcagacgtgatgttctggccgactttcacacagttggagctgccccttgaccagctgaggccctatggagggtgcttgtatggtttcgctggtgaccaggtggaggtcagggggtacatagagttgaggacaacgtttacagatgtggcgggttcaagaacggaaaaaatcaaatatcttgttgtaaacgctccttcagcatacaacatcctgttgggaagacccacgctcaacaggataggtgccataccgtcgacccggcacatgaaggtgaagttgtcatctatggagggggtggtgatcaccatcaaatccgatcagaaagaagcaaaaaagtgctatgagaatagcctgaaaaacaagagatcggtgagttacgtaacgaccaccccgcctcccggtgtgaagcccagatcgacggtaacagaagagaccgccggaagagacgcggagatggtggatgctgagctgggggagggcaACGCTAgtctagaggaagaagagaccaggaatcgccctgaggaagcgagagaacagggaatcgccagggcggtgatcgccagagaaaccagaccaaaacccgtcgagcagtggctcgagagagaaatcgggggaaagatcttcaagctaggAAGATCCCTAGAGgatgagctccaggaccagatcgccaaggtgatagaacgacatctggatgcgttcgcatggtccgcttcggacatgcccgggatcgatcccgacttcttgtgccatcatctggcgatggacaacttggtaagaccagtgcgacaaagaagaagaaagttcaacgaggagaggaggcaggcgattagggacgaaacacagaaactcctcgctgcaggccacatcagggaagtccagtgccctgaatggctggcaaatgtcgtgctggtgaagaagagtaatgggaaatggcgcatgtgcgtcaatttcaccgatctgaataaagcttgtccgaaggactcatatcctttgccaagcattgacgccctggtggacagtgctgcagggtgtaaattgctgagcttcctggatgccttctcggggtataatcagatcaagatgcatcccatggatgaagagaagactgccttcatgaccgagagatcgtgctactgctataaggtgatgccgtttgggctgaagaacgcgggggccacgtaccagaggttgatggattga
- the LOC137815585 gene encoding uncharacterized mitochondrial protein AtMg00820-like: MRYIVCLLADAENISFEEAVRDKKWQTAMDEEIKAIDRNNTWELTELLEGSQPIGVKWVFKKKMNAQGEIDRYKARLVAKGYKQKEGIDYDEVFAPVVRMEQFDCSFPKRLNLNGRYFKWMSSRHS; encoded by the coding sequence ATGAGGTACATCGTATGTCTTTTGGCAGATGCAGAAAATATCAGCTTTGAAGAGGCGGTGCGAGACAAGAAGTGGCAAACTGCCATGGATGAGGAGATTAAAGCGATTGACCGCAACAACACATGGGAGCTAACAGAATTGTTAGAGGGAAGTCAGCCCATTGGTGTGAAGTGGGTAttcaagaaaaagatgaatgctCAAGGCGAGATAGACAGGTACAAGGCGCGACTCGTTGCGAAGGGATACAAACAAAAAGAGGGAATTGACTACGATGAGGTGTTTGCTCCCGTTGTAAGAATGGAACAATTCGATTGCTCATTTCCCAAGCGGCTCAATTTAAATGGCcgatatttcaaatggatgtcaagtcgGCATTCTTGA
- the LOC137815586 gene encoding secreted RxLR effector protein 161-like, whose translation MEEPVYSHWKALKRVLRYIQGTVSLRLFYSKAEDYKLVGYSDSDWCGDIDDRKSTSGYVFFMGNTTFSWLSKKQPIVTLSTCEAKYVAASWCVCHAIWLRNLLSKMELKQLGAIVVQVDNKSAIELAKNPVNHERSKHIDVHFHFIRDHVKKGSVELVHVASQDQVADIFTKPLPKVFFDKFKKMIGMMDGRNI comes from the coding sequence ATGGAGGAACCGGTTTACTCACACTGGAAAGCGTTGAAGCGAGTCCTACGGTACATCCAAGGTACTGTATCACTCAGATTGTTCTACTCAAAAGCAGAAGATTACAAGTTGGTGGGTTACTCTGATAGTGATTGGTGCGGAGACATAGATGATAGGAAAAGTACATCGGGATATGTATTCTTTATGGGGAACACAACATTTTCTTGGCTTTCAAAGAAGCAACCGATTGTGACGTTATCGACGTGTGAAGCTAAATATGTGGCAGCATCTTGGTGTGTATGTCATGCGATATGGCTTAGAAACTTGTTGAGCAAGATGGAGCTAAAGCAACTAGGTGCAATCGTGGTTCAAGTTGACAACAAATCAGCAATTGAGTTGGCAAAGAACCCAGTGAACCATGAAAGAAGCAAACACATTGACGTTCATTTTCACTTTATTCGTGATCATGTGAAGAAAGGAAGTGTGGAATTGGTGCATGTGGCAAGTCAGGATCAAGTTGCagatatcttcacaaaaccgcTACCGAAAGTCTTTTTCGACAAATTCAAGAAGATGATTGGCATGATGGATGGTAGAAACATTTAA